Proteins found in one Vicinamibacteria bacterium genomic segment:
- a CDS encoding class I SAM-dependent methyltransferase: MEERFYRWLEHLDTRHASSLTFAELRGGVVALSRIYVEERARLGRGAVFQGRAKRAAFACFYTPLHFLVIRRIIDELGLKDPAPRRILDLGCGLAAAGGAWSLAADGKPFVVGIDQSRWCVLEARRSLAALGLRGTVRREAIGRSRIPTGCDAVVAAYSVNELDPASRQILLDRLLRGRASALVVEPVAQRLNPWWGEWNDAFVSAGGEGNLWRFRCDLPERLKSLDRASGLDHGVLKVRSLVLRKDS, encoded by the coding sequence GTGGAGGAACGATTTTATCGCTGGCTCGAGCACCTCGACACCCGCCATGCGAGCTCCTTGACGTTTGCCGAGCTGCGCGGCGGCGTCGTCGCCCTGTCGCGCATCTACGTGGAGGAACGCGCCCGGCTCGGGCGAGGCGCTGTGTTCCAGGGTCGAGCGAAACGGGCGGCCTTCGCCTGCTTCTACACTCCGCTCCACTTCCTGGTCATCCGCAGGATAATCGACGAGCTCGGCTTAAAAGACCCCGCGCCCCGACGTATCCTCGACCTCGGCTGCGGTCTGGCCGCGGCGGGCGGTGCCTGGAGCCTCGCCGCCGACGGCAAGCCGTTCGTCGTCGGCATCGACCAGAGCCGGTGGTGCGTGCTCGAGGCGCGAAGAAGCCTGGCTGCGCTCGGTCTTCGAGGAACCGTGAGACGCGAGGCGATCGGTCGAAGCCGCATCCCCACGGGCTGCGATGCCGTAGTGGCGGCCTATTCTGTCAATGAGCTCGACCCCGCCTCGCGCCAGATACTGCTCGATCGCCTGCTTCGGGGCCGCGCGAGCGCGCTCGTCGTCGAGCCGGTAGCGCAGCGGCTCAACCCCTGGTGGGGCGAGTGGAACGACGCTTTCGTCAGCGCCGGTGGAGAGGGCAACCTGTGGCGTTTCCGCTGCGATCTCCCCGAAAGGCTGAAGTCGCTCGACCGAGCATCGGGACTCGATCACGGCGTTCTCAAGGTGCGCTCGCTCGTGCTGCGAAAAGACTCTTGA
- the tadA gene encoding tRNA adenosine(34) deaminase TadA encodes MKRVFSKPSEGGVIGTRERMMRLALDEARQALHLGEVPIGAILAREQDVVASGFNQPIHAVDPTAHAEVVALRKAARELGNYRLPGLTLYVTVEPCMMCVGAIAQARISELVYGAAEPKFGAVQSIVDLSQVGIPHRLSVVSGVLEQDCKKILQEFFSYRRDPD; translated from the coding sequence ATGAAACGAGTATTCTCGAAACCGAGCGAGGGAGGGGTTATCGGGACCCGAGAGCGAATGATGCGGCTCGCCCTCGATGAAGCCAGACAAGCGCTTCACCTAGGCGAAGTTCCGATCGGGGCCATTTTGGCGAGGGAGCAGGACGTCGTGGCCTCTGGGTTCAATCAGCCCATCCACGCCGTCGACCCCACAGCCCATGCCGAGGTCGTCGCCTTGCGAAAGGCGGCGCGAGAGCTCGGCAACTACCGGTTGCCAGGGCTGACGCTCTACGTGACGGTGGAGCCATGTATGATGTGTGTCGGTGCCATTGCCCAGGCCCGCATCAGCGAGCTGGTTTACGGAGCTGCCGAGCCCAAGTTCGGCGCGGTCCAATCGATCGTCGATTTGAGCCAAGTTGGGATACCCCACCGGTTGTCGGTAGTATCGGGTGTCCTGGAACAGGATTGTAAGAAGATACTTCAAGAGTTCTTTAGTTACCGTCGCGACCCGGATTGA
- a CDS encoding DEAD/DEAH box helicase: protein MIVAHGTWLPDRSRFFLWAEASSAGGLPAPDGGHPFQLARDRLEAELLRPLASGSLLEDSMADSVPLFLPSVDGSPVASPELRWEDRPRATRLAPWVVHGLTLSPESGLTWLVTLPAPEELDPHVLRSGADIRFWCAAARFTLELLARQRFLPGVVGSRSFWEPLVEEDADRLDALRSAMPPACWLIRNAEPDALLRGFVSTMVDHFVRRAASRLRLRTRFVETAGEELAASLFARNGRFESDDAEAIAEELESWQARAEEVADAPFRIAFRLDPPAVEESWSLRFFLQAVDDESVLVPVGRIWKHGGASWRHLERYLARPQEMVLEGLGRAASLFPPLEDSLRLPRPESCSLDVDDAYRFLTEGAFLLRDTGFGVLLPGWWGKRGHGLGLSLRVQPSASSPKNVVSRLGLDSLVEFDWRVALGGDTLSREEFLELADLKRPLVRVRGQWVELAPQRVEEVLTALQSKPALPEMTLGDVVAMELGRRGDGGLPVTELNASGFLDELLSRLSGRERLPNLETPRTFRGKLRPYQKLGLSWLGFLSRWGLGACLADDMGLGKTIQLLALLLHLKERSELDQPFLLICPTSVVGNWRKEAERFAPELSVLIHHGIARAEGEAFRGEAGRHDLVVSTYSLVHRDLERLGAVAWGGIVLDEAQNVKNPRAKQTRAVKKLAAEKRIALTGTPVENRLQELWSIMEFLNPGYLGSEVRFRRRYALPIERYRDAAATAELRRLVEPFVLRRVKTDPAVIRDLPEKNEMKVYCTLTPEQATLYQAVVQESLERIEAAGNGIGRKGQVLAALTRLKQICNHPAHFLSDGSTLASRSGKLTRLTEMLEEVLAEEDRALVFTQYAEMGKLIRRHLAEQLSIEVLFLHGGVPAAMREKMIATFQDGSAAPIFVLSLKAGGFGLNLTEARHVFHFDRWWNPAVEDQATDRAFRIGQTRSVSVYKFICAGTVEERVDAMAERKKELAETVVQPGEGFLTELSTESLRDLFELRREAIGD, encoded by the coding sequence GTGATCGTCGCACACGGGACTTGGCTTCCCGATAGGAGTCGATTCTTCCTCTGGGCCGAGGCCTCTTCCGCCGGTGGCCTCCCGGCTCCCGACGGTGGCCACCCTTTCCAGCTTGCCCGCGACCGCCTCGAGGCCGAGCTCTTGAGACCCCTGGCATCGGGAAGCCTTCTCGAGGACTCGATGGCCGACTCGGTGCCGTTGTTCCTGCCCTCGGTCGATGGCTCGCCGGTTGCCTCTCCCGAGCTCCGTTGGGAGGATCGACCGCGGGCGACGCGGCTCGCGCCCTGGGTGGTACACGGGTTGACGCTGTCTCCCGAATCCGGACTCACCTGGCTCGTGACTCTGCCCGCTCCCGAGGAGCTCGATCCTCACGTGCTCCGTTCCGGAGCGGACATCCGGTTCTGGTGCGCTGCGGCTCGCTTTACCCTCGAGCTCCTTGCACGACAGCGTTTCCTTCCCGGTGTCGTGGGTTCGAGGTCGTTCTGGGAGCCGCTCGTCGAAGAAGACGCCGACCGGCTCGATGCTCTCAGATCGGCGATGCCGCCCGCTTGCTGGTTGATACGCAACGCCGAGCCCGATGCGTTGCTGCGCGGCTTCGTGAGTACGATGGTCGATCATTTCGTGAGACGGGCTGCGTCCCGACTTCGCTTGCGAACCCGTTTCGTCGAGACTGCAGGCGAGGAGCTCGCCGCATCGCTCTTCGCCCGTAATGGGCGCTTCGAGTCCGACGACGCCGAGGCTATCGCCGAGGAGCTCGAGAGCTGGCAAGCGCGGGCGGAAGAGGTCGCCGATGCACCGTTTCGCATCGCGTTTCGTCTCGATCCTCCCGCGGTTGAAGAATCCTGGAGCCTGCGGTTCTTCCTCCAGGCCGTCGACGACGAGAGCGTGCTCGTTCCCGTGGGACGCATCTGGAAGCACGGTGGGGCGAGCTGGCGCCACCTGGAGCGCTACCTGGCGAGGCCGCAGGAAATGGTGCTCGAAGGGCTGGGGCGGGCCGCATCGTTGTTTCCGCCACTCGAGGACAGTCTGAGACTACCCAGGCCGGAGTCGTGCTCACTCGACGTCGACGATGCCTATCGATTCCTCACCGAGGGTGCGTTCCTGCTACGCGACACCGGTTTCGGCGTTCTCCTTCCCGGTTGGTGGGGCAAGCGCGGCCACGGCCTCGGTTTGAGCCTGCGCGTCCAACCATCGGCGTCGAGTCCGAAAAACGTCGTGAGTCGTCTGGGGCTCGACTCGCTCGTCGAGTTCGACTGGCGCGTGGCACTCGGAGGAGACACGCTCAGCCGAGAGGAGTTCCTCGAGCTCGCCGATCTGAAGAGGCCGCTGGTACGCGTTCGAGGCCAGTGGGTAGAGCTCGCTCCCCAGAGAGTGGAAGAAGTTCTCACCGCCCTTCAATCGAAGCCTGCCCTGCCGGAGATGACTCTGGGAGACGTCGTTGCCATGGAGCTCGGCCGGCGCGGAGACGGAGGTCTCCCGGTAACGGAGCTCAACGCGAGCGGATTCCTCGACGAGCTGCTATCGCGGCTCTCGGGGCGAGAGCGCCTGCCCAACCTCGAAACCCCTCGAACTTTCCGGGGCAAATTGCGACCTTACCAGAAGCTGGGGCTCTCTTGGCTCGGCTTCCTGAGCCGATGGGGTCTGGGGGCCTGTCTCGCGGACGATATGGGGCTCGGAAAGACGATCCAGCTGCTGGCGCTTCTGCTTCATCTCAAAGAGCGGTCGGAGCTCGACCAGCCATTTCTACTGATCTGCCCCACTTCGGTGGTGGGCAACTGGCGCAAGGAAGCCGAGCGATTTGCGCCGGAACTGAGCGTTCTGATCCATCACGGCATCGCGCGAGCCGAGGGCGAGGCCTTTCGCGGCGAGGCCGGGAGGCACGACCTCGTGGTCTCCACGTACAGTCTCGTTCACCGCGACCTCGAAAGGCTCGGTGCCGTGGCCTGGGGCGGGATCGTGCTGGACGAGGCGCAGAACGTCAAGAATCCCCGCGCGAAACAAACCCGCGCCGTGAAAAAGCTCGCAGCCGAAAAGCGCATCGCCCTCACCGGGACCCCGGTGGAGAATCGTCTCCAGGAGCTCTGGTCGATCATGGAGTTTCTCAACCCCGGCTATCTGGGCTCGGAGGTGAGGTTCCGGCGGCGGTATGCCCTTCCGATCGAACGCTATCGCGACGCCGCCGCCACCGCTGAGCTTCGACGGCTCGTGGAGCCTTTCGTCTTGAGGCGAGTCAAGACCGACCCCGCCGTGATCCGTGATCTTCCCGAGAAGAACGAGATGAAGGTCTACTGCACGCTCACACCGGAGCAGGCGACGCTCTACCAGGCGGTGGTCCAGGAGAGCCTCGAGCGGATCGAGGCGGCCGGAAACGGCATCGGAAGAAAGGGGCAGGTCCTCGCAGCCCTCACGCGACTGAAGCAAATCTGCAATCATCCAGCGCACTTCCTATCGGATGGAAGCACTCTGGCTTCGAGGTCGGGAAAGCTGACGCGGCTGACCGAGATGCTAGAAGAAGTGCTCGCCGAAGAGGACCGGGCTCTCGTCTTCACTCAGTACGCCGAGATGGGAAAGCTCATCAGGCGCCACCTTGCCGAACAGCTATCGATCGAGGTCCTCTTCCTCCACGGCGGGGTTCCCGCGGCCATGCGCGAGAAGATGATCGCGACTTTTCAAGACGGCTCGGCGGCTCCCATCTTCGTGCTCTCTCTCAAGGCCGGTGGATTCGGTCTCAATCTGACGGAAGCGCGACACGTCTTTCATTTCGACCGGTGGTGGAATCCCGCCGTCGAAGATCAGGCCACCGACCGCGCATTCCGCATCGGGCAAACTCGTTCGGTGTCGGTGTACAAGTTCATCTGTGCCGGAACCGTGGAGGAGCGTGTGGACGCGATGGCCGAGAGAAAGAAGGAGCTGGCGGAGACGGTGGTCCAGCCCGGGGAGGGTTTTCTCACCGAGCTATCGACCGAGAGCCTCAGGGACCTCTTCGAGCTTCGCCGGGAAGCCATCGGAGATTAG
- a CDS encoding rhomboid family intramembrane serine protease — translation MLHSEGMLGPDWGGENLVVIKETRLSRKPARGSLTVACSSVSLLVLSSLVYWTNTLGLAEFLSASRDAVFVRGEYWRLGTSIGVHADLGHLLANALPFGVLSFLLYGYYGALVYPALVLFLGVLVTALAVSTYPAYISLLGASGVVYLMAAMWLTLYLLVDRRVGLQKRILRAVGFCLIVLVPTTVEPTVSYRAHAIGFGLGVAAALVYFSRWRDSFRSEERIELE, via the coding sequence ATGCTACACTCCGAAGGCATGCTCGGCCCCGATTGGGGCGGCGAGAACCTCGTCGTCATCAAGGAGACCCGGCTCTCCAGAAAGCCGGCCAGGGGAAGCCTCACCGTGGCCTGTTCGAGCGTATCGCTCCTCGTCCTGAGCTCGCTCGTTTACTGGACCAACACGCTCGGCCTCGCTGAATTTCTCTCCGCGAGCCGGGATGCGGTCTTCGTTCGAGGAGAATACTGGAGGCTCGGCACGTCGATCGGAGTTCATGCCGACCTGGGGCACCTTCTCGCCAACGCCCTTCCGTTCGGCGTGCTGTCGTTCCTCCTCTACGGTTACTACGGAGCTCTGGTCTATCCGGCGCTCGTACTGTTTCTCGGCGTGCTCGTTACCGCGCTTGCCGTCAGCACCTATCCCGCGTACATCTCGCTCCTCGGCGCTTCGGGCGTCGTGTATCTCATGGCCGCCATGTGGCTGACGCTCTACTTGCTCGTGGATCGAAGGGTCGGTCTCCAGAAGCGAATCCTGCGCGCGGTCGGCTTTTGTCTCATCGTGCTCGTACCCACCACCGTCGAGCCGACCGTGAGCTATCGCGCCCATGCCATCGGATTCGGGCTCGGCGTCGCCGCGGCACTCGTCTACTTTTCCAGGTGGAGGGACTCGTTCCGATCGGAAGAGCGGATAGAGCTCGAGTAA
- the carA gene encoding glutamine-hydrolyzing carbamoyl-phosphate synthase small subunit produces MQRGDRAFLVLEDGRVFEGWFFGAAREARGEVVFHTGLTGYQEILTDPSYCGQLVTLTYPHIGNYGINPDDAESDRIQLEALIVKDLSPIASNHRARGNLADYLAEHGVPGLEGIDTRALTRHIRTRGAMRAILSPERVSAEQVQREVASMAGADLARRVSCDEPYEMAPAREETCHVVAYDFGIKKGILRSLSRRGARITVVPAETPAPEALGYQPDGVLLSNGPGDPAPLDYAVSAVKELLGRVPILGICLGHQVLGLAAGARTYKLPFGHHGANHPVKRLSDGAVEITSQNHGFAVDPQSLHGLAVEKTHENLNDGTLEGFRLKDARAMSVQYHPEASPGPHDADYLFDRYLEMLH; encoded by the coding sequence GTGCAGCGTGGTGATAGAGCTTTTCTGGTCCTCGAAGACGGACGCGTTTTCGAGGGATGGTTCTTTGGCGCCGCGCGCGAGGCCAGGGGCGAGGTCGTCTTCCATACCGGCCTCACGGGCTATCAGGAGATTCTGACCGACCCCTCCTACTGCGGGCAGCTCGTTACCCTGACCTATCCCCACATCGGCAACTACGGAATCAATCCCGACGATGCCGAATCGGACCGTATCCAGCTCGAGGCGCTCATCGTCAAGGATCTCTCTCCCATCGCGAGCAATCATCGCGCGAGAGGTAATCTCGCCGATTATCTCGCCGAGCACGGGGTGCCTGGTCTCGAAGGGATCGATACCCGCGCATTGACCCGTCACATTCGCACCCGCGGGGCGATGCGAGCCATCCTTTCTCCGGAGCGAGTCTCGGCCGAGCAGGTCCAGCGCGAGGTAGCTTCGATGGCGGGCGCCGATCTAGCGCGAAGGGTCAGCTGCGACGAGCCGTACGAAATGGCTCCCGCCCGTGAGGAGACCTGCCACGTGGTCGCCTACGACTTCGGTATCAAGAAAGGCATCTTGCGCTCTCTTTCTCGTCGCGGTGCTCGCATCACTGTAGTTCCCGCGGAAACGCCCGCGCCCGAGGCGCTCGGATACCAACCCGACGGAGTCCTCCTCTCGAACGGTCCGGGGGACCCCGCCCCGCTGGATTATGCCGTCTCCGCGGTAAAGGAGCTCTTGGGTCGTGTGCCCATTCTCGGAATCTGCCTCGGTCATCAGGTTCTCGGCCTCGCCGCGGGAGCGCGGACGTACAAGCTCCCGTTCGGCCACCATGGCGCGAATCATCCAGTGAAGAGGTTGTCCGACGGCGCCGTCGAGATCACCTCGCAGAACCATGGATTCGCCGTGGACCCTCAATCTCTCCACGGGCTCGCCGTCGAGAAGACGCACGAGAACCTCAACGATGGAACTCTGGAAGGCTTTCGCCTCAAGGACGCCCGGGCGATGAGCGTTCAGTACCACCCCGAGGCTTCCCCCGGTCCGCATGACGCGGATTATCTGTTCGATCGATATCTCGAGATGTTGCACTGA